Proteins encoded together in one Campylobacter concisus window:
- a CDS encoding chemotaxis protein CheW, with protein sequence MNDKLNQVLSKQKQQIDEPEIKNNEDIVQLVGFVVGEEEYAIPILNIQEIIKPIEYTRVPSVPDYVLGVFNLRGNVIPLIDLRKRFSLNVTKQSSNTRYIVMKDEDNIAGFVIDRLTEAIRIDRNRIDPPPETLVKDKGMIYGIGKRDQNILTILKVESLLKRDF encoded by the coding sequence ATGAATGATAAACTAAACCAAGTTTTAAGCAAACAAAAACAGCAAATTGACGAGCCTGAGATAAAAAACAACGAAGATATAGTCCAATTAGTAGGCTTCGTTGTTGGCGAAGAAGAGTATGCGATACCTATTTTAAATATCCAAGAGATAATCAAGCCTATCGAATACACCCGTGTTCCTAGCGTGCCTGACTATGTTCTTGGTGTCTTTAACCTACGTGGAAACGTTATCCCGCTTATTGATTTGCGAAAACGTTTTTCACTAAATGTTACAAAGCAAAGCTCAAATACAAGATATATCGTCATGAAAGATGAGGATAACATCGCAGGCTTCGTGATAGACCGCTTGACGGAGGCTATCAGAATAGACCGTAACAGGATTGATCCGCCGCCAGAGACTTTGGTAAAAGACAAAGGCATGATCTATGGTATCGGCAAACGTGATCAAAATATCCTTACGATTTTAAAGGTTGAGAGCCTTTTAAAGCGTGATTTTTAG